The Gambusia affinis linkage group LG11, SWU_Gaff_1.0, whole genome shotgun sequence genome contains a region encoding:
- the LOC122840455 gene encoding CD209 antigen-like protein C, which translates to MEEIYMNVDPVKTAWQIPVRKNEGPGSSKKRLYVGVIIFLVLLNVLMLIGLISLGVFFHDVSSLAADLIDNKDNLTDRHQDSNDQFSVMTEERDRLNATLTEMSNEMIRLQSLLSKKKTCPEGWRMFSCSCYFLSTSSGSWDKAREDCRNRGGDLVVINDDDEQDFVSTIIKKYTWIGLTDIETEGSWKWVDGTPLTHRLNKYWANTQPDNGGGDPQWGEEDCVLILTTKLWNDLKCSKSQQWICEKDPV; encoded by the exons ATGGAGGAAATTTATATGAATGTTGATCCTGTGAAAACTGCCTGGCAAATTCCTGTTAGAAAAAATGAAG GTCCTGGCAGCTCTAAGAAGAGGCTCTATGTGGGTGTCATCATCTTTCTGGTTCTTCTGAATGTTTTGATGCTGATTGGACTCATCAGCCTTGGTGTTTTCT TTCATGATGTGAGCAGCTTGGCAGCAGATCTCATCGACAACAAAGACAATCTGACTGATCGTCACCAGGACAGTAATGACCAGTTTTCTGTAATGACCGAAGAAAGAGACCGTCTGAATGCAACCCTCACAGAAATGTCTAACGAGATGATCAGGCTTCAGAGTTTGTTGAGCAAAA AGAAAACCTGTCCTGAAGGATGGAGGATGTTCAGCTGTTCTTGTTATTTCCTCTCTACATCGTCTGGCTCCTGGGATAAAGCCAGAGAAGACTGCAGGAACAGAGGAGGAGATCTGGTGGTGATAAACGACGATGATGAACAG GATTTTGTTTCTACAATcatcaaaaaatatacatggaTTGGTTTGACTGATATAGAAACTGAGGGATCCTGGAAGTGGGTTGATGGCACTCCGCTGACTCACCG ACTTAACAAATACTGGGCAAATACCCAGCCTGATAATGGTGGTGGAGACCCACAGTGGGGGGAAGAAGACTGTGTACTTATCCTGACTACTAAGTTATGGAATGATCTTAAATGTTCTAAGTCTCAGCAGTGGATCTGTGAAAAGGACCCAGTGTAA